CTGCTCATCATCTCCAGTCAAGAGAAATGGTTGCTGCCTCTCCACCATTTTGTCTTTTGAGATAATAGTGCTGATTCGTGTCATTAAAATTTTAGCTTGTATGCAGTAAATTATTGGTTTTTCTTTGCTCAGCTGGTCACTCCGAACTTCTTTCTTTAGTTTGAATATATGCCTGTAGTCATATTGATAGTTTCCGCTGCATTCGACTCAATGGTTGAGAGGTGCTAACGATCTATTTGATGAATACATTACATGTTTAGCCCTTGAAAGCTTGCAGTATTCCAATCTgttatattttttatgttgttgAGCTTTTATATGGACACTCAATCTGTTATGGATTATTCTGTTTGCAATATCCCCATCCTGAGACACCATCACATGGTTAAGAGGCTGTTATTACCTAGTTGCACGTCGACTTTTCTGAATGCTTCTATGTTCTTGTGTTTATTCACACGTCATTGTTTTGGATGATGCAACTAAATATATGAAGACTCTGTCTTGAAGGTCAAGGATCTGGAAGTGGAACTTGAAACCACGAGATATAATTGCAGAGAAAACGTGCAGCAAGCAACTTTAATTGAGAAAGAAAGGTTTACTCAAATGCAATGGGACATGGAGGAGCTTCGTAGCAAATGTTTGGAGGTGGAAATGAACTTGAAGGCCGAACAGGTTCCTATCACTATCTATTTTCTGTGACTTCTATTTTATTGCCTGTATCAATAGGCATTTTCAAATGTTGTAAAATTCTCAGGAAGAAAAGGCTCGTGTTGAATCAGCAAAAGTACTGGTGATTCAAGAGAGAGACTTGTTGCTTAATGAGTTGGATGTTGCTAGAGAACACCTCAGTAAACTGCACAAACGTAATGAGGAGTTGGAAGCAAAATCAAAAGCTGATGTGAAGCTTCTTGTTAAAGAGGTTAAATCTCTTCGTAGTTCTCAGTCAGAATTAAAGCAGGAGCTTGGCCGCCTcatgaaagagaaaatagaagtaGAGGTAATCCGCCCTTTTTTacgtaataatttttttttctccataaaTTGAGAATATCTTTACGTGCACGAACAAGTGATGCACCATCACAAGCAGTTCCTGTTCTATATATTACACCCATGATCCATTTTTGAAGTCTGAAAAACTGGCAATTTAGTTTAAGTCTACTGCAGTAATCACCTTTTGATTGAGTTTTGGAGTCTCAAGGCTGCTCTCTGAGCCTTAACTTACTGTTGAATTTGTCTTGTTCAGCGAACTCtacagaaagaaaaacagagggcAGAGTCTGCAAGTGCTGCTAATTCAAAGCTGCTGCATGAATGTGAAATTCTAAGAAATCGGCTTCAAGAATGTAGCGTTAATTTCcttagtgaagaagaagatatgttGATTGTGGATACCTCTTCACCGTCTGATGCAATAGATCTACTGACGACCTCTGACAATCGAATTGGCCTTCTTCTTGCAGAGGTATCGTTTGCATATCAGAATTTTAACTTCTTATTTGCCTATATTCTATTTCAATCTTAATTTTTGATATCTTTACAAATTGGCCTCAGCTCCCCCATATAGGCctcttcttcttgttatagatTCAAATATGCCATCCCTTGTATCACCTCTTGTAATTCATCTTTCTCCAATTTAATAAAACCTGAACCTTATATAATCATTGGAGCGCTGTTTAACTTATGTTGTGAATTGGATGGGCGTTCTCTAATTCATGAAGTCAAGGATGTCAAGTACTTGAAGTTTTTCTGCATTATGTGGTCTTGTCTGCATCAGTTACCTGGCAGTTATCATGCTGACCTGTGTGCATTATCAGGCCCAACTCCTTGCTCAAGATGTAGAAAATGCCGTTGTAAAAATGGATGAGACTCGGAATGCTAATGATGGCAATGGGAGGACCAGTGATGATGAATTGAGGAAGATGCTGACGGACATGTTCATTGACAATGCGACATTGAGGAAGCAAGCGAATTCAGTAATCCGTTGTGCTTTAAATATGTATGTCCAAGCCGaagaaaaggatgaagaagatgaagaagtccCTTTGCGAAAAACAGTTTTAAGCAAATTTTTAGAGAGATGATGGGAATTATGGTGACTATTGATGGTGGGTCATTTATCCTAGTAGAATTAGCAGCAGCTGCTTGTACATTTGTGCTGGCAATAAATGAGATTGCCTCTGCTGCAGGATGGTTCCCTTTCTCGCGTAAGGTGATCATAATTCGCACTGTATCTCTTCCCTTTCGAAATTTATTCTTTGATTAACATTTCCTCCAGAATTAGAACGGTTTGCTCATATCAAATAGCAACGCTCCACAATTCAAGAATTGGTAGTTTTGGATGTACATACTTCTAAGATGGTATATGATACATAGGAAATGAACTTTTGTTAAttgattttaactttataatttccTTTTGGTATAGAAATCCCTAAAGtgcatgattattttcttttgctggaaTAAGGAACCTTAGAATGACATCACTGAGAATCTAGGATATGGACCATGGTTCTTTTTAGGTCTTCAAAAGGGCAATTGAAAACAAGAGCCCTCTGGTCTATATCGAGTCTTTAAGCTCCATATGCTCAATATCTTCCCTTATTGTTGTCTTTGCGACTCTTTTGTCCTGAGTTTTGATCTCTTGATTACACCTCTCATTGGATCATCCCGAAGCTTATATCCGACTTGAGCAATAGAAGCCTTTAGAAAATGCCAGAATTGCCAATTCCAGTGCAAGCTTATGGATGAAGATGCACATCTAAATGCGAAAATATCGCCTCTGTtgacattttaaagaaaaaatagagaagacGATTGTgttgctctctctctcgtaCTTCTCGAATAATATCGACTCGCTTATACCTCTTAAGTCATATCAATGTCCTGTGCAATGACGGCATTATTTTGCCATTGAAGAGAAGAATTGTTTTCCTTTCGTAGAAATTCAAGAGAAGAATCTATAACAATCACATGCACAAACATGACTTCAAAATAACATTTTCGCTAGTCCTCACAAAGAGCATAAAAAAGAGTACTATGCCAATTAAGATGGCCAATGGACCCCTGTCCTGGCTGGGTACCCTGAACTGCGATAATCCTGCGCAGGAGCTGCAAAATAGAATTCTCCAGGTCATATATACATACGTACTCGACAAGTTCATGCAGAAGCAGCTCACATTAATCAACggtgtttcatttttcttgatgcCTCATGACCTCCAAATTACGAGACCCGTTTCGAATTTGAGTGCTTTTCTGTATTCCACAATATCTTCTTTGCacagataagaatgaagagGAATCGAAAAGAACAGCAACAGATCAACATTGTGAACCAAGAGAGCGGACCTCAAACTTTGCGCAGGTTTTCGCTCTATATTTATGGCGATTACATAACATTATCACCTAATTATTGCAGTTAATCTATTTCAAGCATGCATATGGTGGAATCCGTATATATAAATCATATAGAGTCCGACAGGATCAAAACCAGGACGCGACTTGTTTATGTTCACCTCCTCCGTGGTGTCCCAAGTGCGGACGGAACATCTCGTACTTCTGTTTGATACGAACCACTGCCATGCTACTCCTGCACAATGAGCATATCCATGAGAAGTCATGCAACCACGCTGCCAAGATACAGAAGAGTAAGTGAGCATATGCTGATGCTGGCTGCTGCAGGGAGTAGTCACTTGGCAAAGCGCGTTCCTTTCCTAATCCCTACTGCCTTGACTTTCCTATTGAAATTACCGCCCGAAATGGCCAGTTTAGTCAATTTTGTTATTATGTTTCAGGCCGGGCCAGAATTTCGAGCTTCACACGGTGAAAGATGTTAGTAGCGAAAGACATTTATTCTTCAACGAAATGATGTTGGGGTCAACGGGTCAAGCTCAAAAAAATTGCTCGAAGCATGTCaaaaaagtgaattttataagggaaaaaaatgatctCAAACGCCGTAGGAAATCGTATATGACGAAATACACTTTTCGATCAGATCTCTAGGACTGATGAAATAGAAGAATATCCAAACCTTTTAACTGGAAATCTTGTTTTGTAACACTAGTGAAAAAAGTATTAGTACTCTATATTCGCTATCCAAAGAACAAGGATTGACTCTTGTTGTCATAGAAGAGCATTTCTTATCCAAGTGATAACCTCGTATCAAACTTTCTAAGAtgaaatcatttaaaattgTGGATAGATTGATTCTGATCATAGTAATTTTATCAGCTTGCAATCTTAACTTCACATTATAAGCATAGAACTCAGTCCAATCTGTAAGAAAGGCGATAGTAAACTGTCACGTAAACTGTCATACTATCAAATGCGCTTCCATAGCAACTGATGGTATAACACACATCTCCGTAATgctaaaaaagacaaaagaaccCTATGATCACACAAGCACACGATTTTCGATATGCTCGTACTTTTATCCGTGCAATCAAGTCCTCCAAGAGCACTCAGATGGTCTtcacttttcaagaaaattcGGCCTTCTGTTACCCATTTTGTCTATAGCAAACATGAAGTCGGtctatgatttttatttttattttaaataaagaatgTGAATAACCATCATTCCATTCAACTGGTATTTCTATAGTCATCAATTCAGTTATGAACATCAATATAATACCCCCAATAACGTAAACATTAATCACGAATTACGAATTGCAATTAGCGATTGCtgctttaattattttaagactTAAGGTGAACATGCATGCATGGCGTGTATTATTTCTAAGAGGAACAAACTGAAAATTGCttgggaggaaaaagaaaaagaaaaaatagtagaagaagaaactaAAGGAAATTTTACCTTTCTCCAATCATTGACACGTGTCTGAAGAGGTAGATCAGGCAAATCTAGCGATGGACAACCAATCAAGTTTAATAGCCGCAGCTTCTTTAATTCTGATAGGCCAGAGAACCTTTTTAGGGATTTGCAACTCGCAATTTGTATAGACTCTAGCGATTCCAATTTCTCCACGCCTTGAATCTCCTTTAGCCTTGGGCAATCAGCCACACTCAATCCCTTGAGCCCCTTTAATATCGGAAAACCCAATAGCCTCTCAAGCAATTCACTGGAGTTCACTTCCAAAGTACGAAGTTTCTCCAACTGCTGTCCAAGCACATAGTCTAATTTCACCTCCGGTGACCTGAGATCGTATAGATGTAATCCACTAAGATTGGACGGAAACACTATCGATGATCGGTGGTCAATCCAAGTCACTACAAGACTTCGAAGCCGAGAAAGAGTAGCCAAATCGATAAGACAAGATGTGACATCTTTCATGTAAAGCACCAAATGTTTCAGTGTTGATAATCGCTTGATCCACTTTGTATTTGGAGCCCCATCACCAAATTCTGACAGTTGAGGAGTGCCTTTGCTTATAAAAAGTTTGACTAAATTAGTTAGGTATGAGAGGTCAATGGCTGTCCACAATAAATGAGATGGGAAATATAAATCTTCCAAACTCATGGggagatttgaaatttgttcaAGTTTATCACACTCATATAAATCGAGTTGTTGGAGATGGGAAAGCCGATTCATAGATATTGGCAGCCTCCTAATCTTGCTCTTCCTTAGACATAGCCTCCTTAAAAAGGATAGAGCCCCAATTTCATTTGGAATTTCCCCCTCCAGATTTCCACACATTGAGGCATCCAATTTCTTAAGATTCTCCAACATCCCTATGGTCTCCGGTAGCTCTCTTATTGCACTCCCTTTTAGATCTAAACTCTCCAAATTTTTGAGATTACCGATACTAGTAGGTAATTCTACGATATCCAAATTCGACAAATTTAGCTCAATTAAGGACTCTAGCCCTCCTATTGAGTTCGGTAGCTTTTTTATCAAAGTCCCACGAAGCCTCAACTTTGTCAACTTTTTAAGATCTCCAATACAATGAGGCAATTCTGTGATTTCCGTTTCACGCAAGTCCAATTCAACCAATAGTTTCAATTTTCCAATGGAGTCTGGAACTTTTCTAAGCAAACAATTACCGAAAGACAAATACTTCAAATGCATCATCTCCCCAATGGAATGATGAatttcttcaacattcataccttCTAAGTCTAGTTTTGATAGGGATCTTAGACCACCAAATGTGGAAGGTAAGGAGCtgcattttttgctttttggcaAAGATGAACCTTTGATTTCCAAGTGCTTTAGGTGCTCCAGTTTAGAGAGAGAGCCATCAATCACTGGCATGGCTGAAAAACATTGAAGAACCAATCTTTTCAAATTCTTGCATTTCGAGAGGTCAGGAGTCCTTTCCAGTATAGTTTGAGAAGTGATGTGTATAACTTTCAAGTTATTGCTCACCTAAAAATAACAAACCAATGATCAGACAAGTCAAGAAAGGTAAATGAGTAAGTTTGGTTAGAGCGACAAATGCCAAATAAAGTAAACCGCTTGCTGTAATGTTGTACCATGTATTGCTCCCATCCCATCCAATCTCCGAAGACAGTTGTTGAAAGCTTGAGCACGACTAGTTTCTCAAGACATAAGTTCTTTGCTTCTAATTTCGAGGGGCAATTTCTCCAAGAGAACCATGTTAATTTGGAGAGAAGATTCTTAAAGTCCCCTATCAAGTTCCCACCGTCTAAATCCATGAATCTTAAGTTGGGTAGCTTTGAAAATTCTTCACTCGTGATATTCGGTACTTTGGAGAGTCCTGTTAGTTTGAGGGCTACGGTTTTGTTTGATGCCTGATGATAGGAAAAGCATAAGTGGACAGTGAAGTAGATGACAACCATGGTATTATAGATCTGAGGAGCTTGATTATGTTCAATAATGAAACATACATTATTGTTTCGTACACATCTAAATCcagaaaattgtgaaaaaagagaggatatAATCCCCCGTTAATCTGACTTATTCATACAATGGAGAAAAGTTCTTATATTGTATAAAGCATAATAATACTTATAATCCATCAAATTTGAGAGAATTTCTGCCGCAAGATTATAATAGAATAATGTTAGTATTATGTGTAGAACCCTTTCATAGAAAATACTGCctacatatttaattattacgAAAATAAAAAACCTGCAATGGTTTtacaattaagaaaaaaaattatcagaaCAATTTCTAACTTTCTTAAGACAATTGCGGCTCTATGGATGGAAACCTGCTTGGTCTAGAGCGTGTGGTAACCCGGGTTACCTAAAGGCGCCTCATTAGTAGGTTTGCTGCGAGTTTTATCACGAGACATGGACTTTTAGGAGTACTTCTGGATTCCACGGAATGAAGGATCAATGTTTAGAAAGATTTCTTCCGTAACAGTAGAGAAAGAGTCAAGCAAGTCTCCCATATATAGTTGGAAATGTTAGAGATGGACCGTCAATTACCAAATCCACATTTTATAGGAAGGGTCTACCGGACAATACAAAGACAATTGCACGCCACAATTAATCACTAAATCAATTACCAAATATtttcggccaaaaaaaaaattaccaaatttcaACTGAGTGGCGCAGATGATGTCTCATTGAACAGTGCTAATGATTGCCAACTTAGCATAAAATAAACAAAGTCAGCCGTGAAGAACTTTGATGGCCTAGGAAGTTGCAATCTGGATCTGTTTTCATATACTTTGCTCAACATTTTTCGTATTCAAACGTATTCCTTGAAGTGTTTGCTGCTAGTTACTTTCACGTCGTGAGTATAATCTACGAAACACTTTTTAGATATAATATGCGATGATATTACCGTCAACGAAGTCTTATAGAAaccctttaatttttctttgccagaagaaaatttgaacaaaaaaatttaattgcaaGAATTTAATTACACCACCGTGGTAaatgcatgttgattttttccCAATGAAAATAGCAAAGGTGACTATAGCTTACCTGTTTCCGCTGAACCACATTCAAGGCATTGTCGGGCATCCACAACCTGCTACGCTTTCCAGGATCACTCTTCAAGTCGAATaatttctcttccaagatctctaagttggtcatgcatccatagCGTATCATCTTCCTCTatctttatcaaagacataCGAGTAAGGACAAGTAGATCGGTCTTTGGGAAATAGCCAGAAGCTTTCCACATATAGAATGGGCAGAGTCTGTCTTTTCCAATGAAGTAACATGCAATGTCAAGAAAGATCTCTCTTTGAGCATCATCTAACATGTCATAACTAATCTTTAATTTAACGAAGACTTCCTGCTTGGGCATCGAATGTAATTTCTTCAATGTGTCTTTCcatattgttttgtttttgccgAAAAGTGAGGAACCAATAACCTCAAGAGCTAATGGAAGTCCACCTGTTTTGTAGGTAATTTTGCGTGAGATATCTTCATACTGAGGTGGTGGGAAATCCATCCCTAAGGCATGTCGACTAAAAAGCTCAAGAGCATGAGAAGAATCCATTTCTTTCATGTCatagatttcaaattctttaGAATGTGCTTGGAAACtaccctcttcctcctcctcctctttgaTTGGCAAAAAGTTGATGTCCTCGTTGTAATGATGATTTTGCTCCCTGGACCGAACCAATCGCTCTTTCCCGCTAGTTTAGAGAGTTGATCCCATTTATCCACGTCATCAATAACAAGCAGGACTTTCTTATGACGAAACCTTTCTCTAATTATGTTAATCCCTACATCAATGGAATTGTGGATCTCTGGAGATCGGCCTTGGAGAATTTCTGACAACAACTGCTTTTGCAAGTCAATAATTCTACCACGCTGTGCAGATTCGCGAACATCCGAGAGGAAGCTATAGCCTTCAAATTGATTGGAGATTCGATTAAAGATGGCACTTACGAGAGTTGTCTTACCGATACCGCCCATTCCATGGATGACTAGGTAACGGGTATCACGAGAACCTTTGTTTAACAAGTCCATTATAGCTTCCACTCGATCATGAATCCCGACTAAATATTCGGGTAGAATTATCCTTCTTTTCATTAGCTTGGTCATAATCTCGTCCATGGTATCGTTGATGATTTCACCATAGCTGCCATATTGACATAAGAATTTTAGCATGAAACAGATGCGGATAAACTCTCCAATTGAGAAATATAGTAGACATAAAAGCTAGTCAGATTTCCCATTGGGCGAGATTTTACCAACAAGAAGATCGCTTTCTTAAGTAAAATGAAATCTTGACTTATGATATGACACTATGTTTGGATGAGTGGTttgggaaaggaagaaaataattacagggagaaaaggggaaaaaaaagggagtaACAAATATACAGTGCTGGGTAGTAGtaagtaaaagagaaaaaagaagaagagaaaactcTACTCCTTAATATCATCTCACTTTTGTAGAGATCAGCcaaacgaagaagaaaaaactatGAAAGGATCCGAAGGGATTAGTtaggaaaattttcttctcctcctttctcttcaTCCCATTAGAAAAAGTAACTAACTTATCTCTTTGATTTCTCATTCCTTCTCTTTCAATCTTTTCGATCCTACATCGAGTGAAAGAGTGAAAAAATTTTCTGGAAAAAGAGGCAGCCTAGCATATTTTTTTTGAGGAGTAAGCAGTATAATATTACACAAAGGAAAACATCATGAGTACGTCTTATCATCTTAATCCAAAATGTACTTCTCCGctgaatttatataattattcttttaattGCCCAGAAAACAGAAAAGCAAGCGGATTTCCAACCCACGCTCTTACCCTTTGTTCTTCAAGTCCGATCCTCTCATTTTTGCGACCTCGGTCAGAGCCTTCTTCCACTGCGGAACCTCGTGGTCGAACTTCTCCTCGTGCTCCCCCAGAGCATCGAGGTACAATTTAGTTTCGAGCTTCACATCCTCGGGATCCACATCAAAGAAAATAGGTAGGATCATTTTATCTTTCGCTTTGCTCCAGCAATCCACCATTTGGGTGAGCTCACGAAGACACCACCTGCTGGATGCGTAGTTCTTAGAGAAGATGGGCACGTATATTTTGGAGGATTTGATGGCATGCAAAAGCTTGTCTCCAATCTTTTCGCCCTGTCGGATCTCTTCGTTGTCTCTGAAAACACGAATCCCAGCTTTAACTAGGGTGTGATAGAGGGAATCGGTGAAGGTGAGGCGGGTGTCGGggcctctgaaactcaagaacacctcGAATTCAGCCCCCGAGGACGAATCACCGTCATCGACAGAGGCAGACATCGTCGATGGGCCAGGTGAGTCCCACTTTCTCTCCATCCTCCTTTAGGAGCTCAAAATCTTGACCGGATGTGATCTGAGCGAGATGTAAAGTCTTCTTTCTGAATCTGATCTGGGATTCCTCGAGAGGAAATAGCGAATCGCCGGAGGCAGGAGAATGGCAATGCGCTTTCGCCTGTAATTTCGCGGATGTGTCCACTTTTGTCTCGGCACagaaagggaaaatgaagaGCGACGACTTGGACGAGTCAAGCCAATGAAAGTCTTCCGGAGTGGCGGGGCCCAACTTTATCAGCTCCAGCGGTGTGTTCGCTGTCCTGGTGTACGTGGAGAGGATTGGACGAAGCAGCTCTGATCCGGGGTTTATCTGTGTTGATCAGTAATTCGAAAGGAAATTAACATAAATAGTATCTGAACATCAGTTTGAACATTAGTTCTGAAATATTAGCAAGTGTTCTATGTAAttctaaaattatataaaaatatttaatgttataTTGTAATTAATTCAACTAAATGGAGCATGTTGATGCGACTTTTAATTCGTTATGTTTGAATGATAGATGATGAAAAAAGTTAACATATGAATTCTCCAATTAAGATATTCATCTTAAATAAAGATATAACAATCAAACTCAGtcatcaaataatgataaaCATGTTAACAcctcatctttttccttttttaaagtAGATAGATAAAATTGTAGctcatcatttttaaaaatccaacttaGTGTTCTACATCATCAACTAATGTTTGCTTTGTCTCGAGCaaacaaaatgattatattgaatatttaaatataattcaGGGATCgtattgaaaatattaaaaattcaaggacgATGGGATCTATTGTATCATTCTCCCGAGTTTAAAATGAGGAAAGGATCATTAAAATTGTTATAAGTTTCTAAAGCTCATTTCATtgccaaaacttttcaagtGATCACTCTAATACTGTTTTggttaaaaagaaattatttacaTGCCATCGCCGATTTGGGATGTTAGAAATTCAACATGGCAATTA
The window above is part of the Eucalyptus grandis isolate ANBG69807.140 chromosome 6, ASM1654582v1, whole genome shotgun sequence genome. Proteins encoded here:
- the LOC120294525 gene encoding TMV resistance protein N-like, encoding MSASVDDGDSSSGAEFEVFLSFRGPDTRLTFTDSLYHTLVKAGIRVFRDNEEIRQGEKIGDKLLHAIKSSKIYVPIFSKNYASSRWCLRELTQMVDCWSKAKDKMILPIFFDVDPEDVKLETKLYLDALGEHEEKFDHEVPQWKKALTEVAKMRGSDLKNKGYGEIINDTMDEIMTKLMKRRIILPEYLVGIHDRVEAIMDLLNKGSRDTRYLVIHGMGGIGKTTLVSAIFNRISNQFEGYSFLSDVRESAQRGRIIDLQKQLLSEILQGRSPEIHNSIDVGINIIRERFRHKKVLLVIDDVDKWDQLSKLAGKSDWFGPGSKIIITTRTSTFCQSKRRRRKRVVSKHILKNLKSMT
- the LOC104452216 gene encoding leucine-rich repeat-containing protein 1, with product MIRYGCMTNLEILEEKLFDLKSDPGKRSRLWMPDNALNVVQRKQASNKTVALKLTGLSKVPNITSEEFSKLPNLRFMDLDGGNLIGDFKNLLSKLTWFSWRNCPSKLEAKNLCLEKLVVLKLSTTVFGDWMGWEQYMVSNNLKVIHITSQTILERTPDLSKCKNLKRLVLQCFSAMPVIDGSLSKLEHLKHLEIKGSSLPKSKKCSSLPSTFGGLRSLSKLDLEGMNVEEIHHSIGEMMHLKYLSFGNCLLRKVPDSIGKLKLLVELDLRETEITELPHCIGDLKKLTKLRLRGTLIKKLPNSIGGLESLIELNLSNLDIVELPTSIGNLKNLESLDLKGSAIRELPETIGMLENLKKLDASMCGNLEGEIPNEIGALSFLRRLCLRKSKIRRLPISMNRLSHLQQLDLYECDKLEQISNLPMSLEDLYFPSHLLWTAIDLSYLTNLVKLFISKGTPQLSEFGDGAPNTKWIKRLSTLKHLVLYMKDVTSCLIDLATLSRLRSLVVTWIDHRSSIVFPSNLSGLHLYDLRSPEVKLDYVLGQQLEKLRTLEVNSSELLERLLGFPILKGLKGLSVADCPRLKEIQGVEKLESLESIQIASCKSLKRFSGLSELKKLRLLNLIGCPSLDLPDLPLQTRVNDWRKE